In Desulfosporosinus youngiae DSM 17734, the genomic stretch GGCCTCAATCCGGCAATGAGCAGAAAAGCCTGCGCGAAAAAGAAGTTATGCCCAAAGAAGATCGTGACAACAGTGAATATGCCGAAAAAATCACCCAACTGGAAAATCAGATTAAAACAACGGAAGGCCTAATCCCTATCATGACCGCAGAAGCGAAATACATCTTTTATCGGGATCAATTGCTCAGAGCTTTTGAAAATGTCTTGATGGCCCTTAAAGTATTAAACGACAAAGACCCCGAGGTAAAGGAACAACGTCGCGAGGCGGCCTATGAGATGATGAAGAACCTGACCAAGCAGTTGGAGGTATATCCACCTGTCCCCACCTTCACTGTCATGTAACGAAACCAGCTCGGCGCACGGTACGATCCCTTTAGTCAAACTTTTCCCCTATTATGCCATTATTACCGTGGCAGGCTAACTGAATTCTTTCCATACAAATGTAAACAACTTAATGTCACTAATCAGTGGAGAATAGTTGGTAAGCCATTGATATCTGTGTCCTATAATGATTGTTATGATCAATCGAAAAATGAAAGGGTCCAGTACACTTTTCGTTGCTTTTCGTTGTTCGACAAATTCCGGGAAGTACCAGTCCCCTTTGGGAGGAAAAGTTGACCCTCGAAGACGATCTTCGAAGGCCTTTTCCGACCCGTAAATAAAGGACCTCATTTAATGAGATCCTCAATTTTTACTGACAAACAAATTATTCCAATCTACTGATTTCATTTTAGCATGAACATTATTCCTCAAATTTACGTCTAACTTTCTTTTTCTTTCTTCAACTAAATAGCTATTTAATATCTTTGAATAACCATTAAACTCCCAATCCTCCATATGCCCATCCAGAGGTTGTAAATTCCTTATCACAGTTTTATTTAAATAACTCACAAGCTTTTTCATATCTTGGTTGTCGTACAATTCACCATTGTTTAATCGCTTCAGCGTCTGTTTTGAGTCTGTAACCATCTTTTTGGCAAAACGATTACGGTGACTTAACTCTACCATTCGATTAAACGTGCCCTTGTCTTTCAACATATATAGAAATAGTAAGTTCTTAAAACGATGGCTTTTTTGAGCATATTCAAGCAACTCTTCAAGAGAAGATACATTAACTCCTAATTCATTTTTATATCGTTCGACAAATTCTTGAAAAGTCATAATACCACCTACTTCTCTACTCTTAGACTTTTGATATAACGAAAATCATTCCAAATTCTCTCTTCGTTTACAGGTGTACTAAGTTTTGTTGCTAATAGTATTTCCAAATAATCAAAGTCAATTACATTGATAAGCCCAGATTCTTTAATATCTTCAATGTCTTGAGGTCTGTTTGTTCCAATTTTTGATATGATCAAGTCATAATTCCCAAGAACATATACATCCAAACTGCTAAGATCAATATTCAATCGTTCTAAGCGGTCCTCAAAGTCTTCACAAAGATTGACGATATTTGAACCTCTATCATTAAAATCGTAATTTTCAAGAATCATTCTTACTCTATTATTTTTAATAGTATACGTATCTATATCTGCAGTGTGTCGTGTAATAAATCCTTTCAGAGAGAAGGCACTGGACCCAAAAACAATTAATTCAACCCGTTCTCCTATGCTCAATACTTCAAGCAGTAAAGCGTCTACAATAAACAACTTTTCAATTATGGCCGCTCTGTCTAATGTACGCTTCCAGCTCATACACAACAACCTTTTTTCTTTAATTTCAAGGGACAAAAACATCGATAAGACACAGACACGCACTTTAGCCTTATTATACCATTATTACCTTGACAAATGAACTGTAATTCTTGACTACGAATGTAACTTACTAGAGTCAAGTAACATCCATGGAATTCCTGTATTAAAGGTCATCATTAAGGATTTCTTTGTAATTGCGATAAGTAACCCGAGCCCGGATATTGAGTTGGGTCCTATAATGTGAGTTATGATCACTCGAAAAATGAAAGGTTCCAGTACACTTTTCGTTGTTCGACAAATTCCGGGAAGTACCAGTCCCCTTCGGGAGGAAAAGTTGACCCTCGAAGACGATCTTCGAAGGCCTTTTCCGACCCGAGCATTAGTTCCCATTGGCTATTGCTATGTGCAGACTTTTTGACAATTACGAAAGAACCACTATGTTAGCAGTACAGGTCTCTATAACCATCATGATAATTACCTAAAAAATTCATTCGACAAATTCTGAGAAGTACCAGTCCCCTTTGGGAGGAAAAGTTGACCCTCGAAGACGATCTTCGATGGCCTTTTCGGCCTTTTCCGACCCGAGCAAGCAATTCCATCGCTGTGTGGGAACCAATGTATCCGGCCCCACCAGTCAGTAAAACAACCCTGTTTAAAATTCTCCTAATCGTAACACTTTTGAAGCCAGGGCTAAGGCTGATTTAATAGTAACATCCATATCATAATACTTATACTCACCAAGACGTCCGCCGAAAAATACTTTTGACACTTGAGCCGCCAACTTGCGATACTCTTCATATAAAGCGTTATTCTTCTCATCATTTACCGGATAATAAGGTTCGTCACCGCACTTCCAAGAGGCACTGTATTCGCGGCTGATTACCGTCTTTGGCTGCGTGCCAAACTCAAAGTGCTTGTGTTCAATAATCCTTGTAAAGGGTGTTTCCCTGTCCGTGTAATTGACCACAGCGTTGCCCTGGTAGTTATCCGTATCCAGCACTTCCGTTTCAAAGCGAACACTACGGTATTCCAGCTCACCCAGTTTATATCCAAAATAGGCATCGATCTGTCCGGTGTAAACCACCTTTTCCGCTAACGCATCTATCTCAACTTTCTTCCCAAGATAGTCGGTATTAAGCCTGATTTCCGCGCCTTTAAGCATTCTCTCAATGATTGCGGTATATCCTCCAAGGGGAATACCCTGATAACGATCATTAAAGTAATTGTTATCGTAAGTGAACCGTACTGGCAAACGACGGATGATAAAGGCCGGGAGCTCTGTGCAGGAACGCCCCCATTGTTTTTCTGTATAGCCCTTAATCAGCTTCTCGTAGATGTCCCAACCAACAAGTGAAATAGCCTGCTCTTCGAGATTTTGCGGCTCACCGGTGATTTCCGCCCTTTGCTTTTCTATTATTGCTTTCGCTTCGTCCGGGGTCTTTATCCCCCACATTTTGCTGAAAGTATTCATGTTAAACGGCAGATTGTAAATCTCACCATGGTAATCGGCTATCGGGCTGTTTACATAGTTGTTGAACTCGGCAAAGCTGTTTATGTAATCCCAGATGGATTTGTCCGAGGTGTGGAAAATATGTGCGCCATATTGGTGGACGTTGATGCCTTCAACAGCGTGGGTATAGATGTTTCCGCCGATATGGTCTCGCTTGTCTACGACAAGGACCGACTTACCGCGCTTTATTGCTTCATGCGCTATTACCGCGCCGTACAGACCAGCACCAATGATTAAGAAGTTATACATATTTTCACAACCCTTTCAGATCACAATTGTTATATTTTGAGTACCTTTCCGTTCAGTCCATTCGTTTTTAAACTTCCAACAAATGCCTCCATAGTCTCCACCAAGGGCTTTTTGTATTCCGGAGGTTGTTGGCCCAATTTCTCGTACTTTGCTTTCCCTAGGTTATGTGCTTCTAATATCTCTACTGTGCCTGGTTTGTATATAGCCATCAATGACGTAATTTCACCCAAATTGTCTTCGTCGTCTGTAAACCCAGGAATGAACGGAATGCGTATTGTGACATGCGCTGGATCAATTTGTGTGAAAAGAGTTTTCAAGTTATCGAAATATCGTTGCAGATTTCCACCCAAAACCGCCTTGCATTTTTCGGCATCAGAAATAATTTTGCAATCTACCATCCACTCGTCGACATATCTCATGGCGATTTCCAACAATGCAGGGGGAACGAAAAGAGAAGTCTCCACACATTGATTAATACCTTTAACCTTCAAACTTGATAATAATGGCTCAATTTCTTTAGTGCGAAGAAGCGGCTCCCCGCCGGAATATGTTACGCCACCTCCGCATTCATAATATGGTGAATCTTTGAGGATTGTCTTCTCAATTTCACCAAGTCCCTTATATTCCCCAAAAGCCATGATATTACCATTGTCAACCGTGGCTTCCTGAATCGCGGACGAAATTGTCTCAGGATTCGCACACCAGGGGCAATGCAACGAACAACCTTTCAAAAATACGGTTGTGCGTATACCGGGGCCGTCATGAAGGCAGAACCTCTGAATATCTGTAACCAATACTCTATCACTCACGTGTGTCTCCTCGCTTTTCGCAGCATTTGCTTACAAATCTCTAAAAAGAATGAATCCCGTAATATCAAAAGACTTACTGCGTATACTGCGCTTCCAGCGACAAAGAGAACACCCGTCGCCAATATTGTCGATGAGAAAAACCCCCTTGCCCACCATAACAGCGCCGTCATCAAGACAGCACCAGCAAGGTACTTTGGCATAGGCGCAACAACATCCTTGACGGGGAATGTTTTTCTCACATAAATCAATTGTATAACCGCAATCGCTATCTCAGCGACCACGGAGGCAAGTGCCGCGCCCAAAGCAGCCATATGCGGAATCAGCAATAGGTTCAAAACAACGTTGATTACGGCTCCCGCAATGACTGTGGCGGTAAAAACATTTTGCAAGCCCACAGGTATTAGATACTGGACGCCTGTAACATTGTTGATTCCGATGCCAATCAGCAAAAAGGAAAAGACGGATATCAAGACCGGGATCTCGTCCCACCCCGGGCCATAAAACCATCCGGAAAACTGGCTCGCCAGCGCAATTATCCCACCAATCAAAGGCAACGCAAGCAGCCAAACAAAGCGGTAACTTCGAAATATGATTCTTTTAATAGTGTCAATATCTTTTGCCGCATGAGCGGCCGCAATACGTGGGATACAGACCACTCCAAGGGATGTAACTAAGGTAAGCGCTGTTTTTACAATTTTTTCAGACTGCTCGTAATATCCATTTTGAACTGCTGATTCAGTAAAGACACCAATCATTGTTTTGTCAAGAACGGTATAAATGCTGACGGCAATAGTTGGGAAAAACAAGGTGGCGATTGTCTTTGTGTCCCTAAAAGGGTTGATCTTTCCTATTCCTGAAAAGCTAATTAATCCGCGCAGATATGGAAACAAGGATATGTTGCCGACAAGCTGGGACCCCGCTAGTATTCCTGCGTATAAAGCCATATCTCTCGGAGATTTTACAAGTATAAAAATGAGTACCATTCCCACCAGCTTTACGGCGACATTTCTTAAGACGGTTCTCTTGAACTGCTCCAATCCCATAAAGAACCACGAAATGTCAAACGCCACGGCAATCAGCAAAATACCTTGCATACAATATACCATCATATTTTGAGGGGTAAAAATAATGAGAAAACCAAAATAGACTATTGTACAGACTGATGTAAAAATCACCCGGAATAACAGAACTTCAAAGAAAACCTGGCTTCGCTGTGTTTTATCTTCTCGCACGTATGCAATTTGACGCTGGCCATACAAGGCCGTGCCAAATGCAGCAAATAATGCGAAATAGGTGACAATGGAGTTGGTAAAGCTATAAACCCCAACACTTTCGGCTCCAAGGACGCGGGATACGTATGGGGTCGTTACAAGCGGAACCAGTATTGCAACAACCTGATATGTCAGATTATAAAGATAATTTTTTTTTATGGAGGGCAAAATTCTTTACCTGCTTTCCGCTGCAAGAGCACGTTCTATCAAGACATCTTTATAGCTATCCGGCAAATCCTTGAAATATGCGGAAAAGCCCCATACACGGACAACCAAATCCGGGAAAGCTTTTGGATTCTTCCTGGCTTCAGTAAGTGTCTTTGCTGATACGACATTCATTTGCATTTGGAAATAACCTCGCTTTTGACTGAGCATTAGAAAATCCACAAATTTATCGTAGTTATTTTTTATGAAATCCGGAGAAACAAAGAAGTCTACCACATTGCCGTTAAATTTATTACCGCTGTAATCCAGCCCGGAGGCGAAAGAAACAAGTTCAGTAGGCGCCAACCCCGATGCGCCGGAAATATGGACAGCCAGCGGCTCTCCAACATCTCGCCCGTCGAAGGATGCGCCCGTTGTTTTTCCTGAATCAATATAAGAAGGCGAAGAAAGACCAAATTTTACTTTACCACCCAAGTTCGTGTGAAAATCAGTGATTTCAGTACTTACAACCGCTTTGATTTTTTCCGTAAGTTCAGTTGCCCTTTCTAGATCATGTCCGAAAATAGCATTTTCTTTTAACCCCTTAGCCCATTCAGCAGAAAAGCCTTCTACCCTTTTTGAATTTAATTCAGACAAGCTTAATTCTTTACTGTCAAACACAAGATTTTTGATGTTTTGCAATGAATTAACCGCATTCGCCATACCAACAGTCGTAATACCCATCCCGTTGTACTTACATCCCCCTTCAGAGATGTCTTTGGACGGATCGTCTAAATCCATGAACAATGACAACAGCGGTGCTTCCACAAAGGGTTTGGCCTGAGAAAGCGCAAATACATTCTGAACTTCGTTGCTTAAGCTTTTAGCATAGGCGGAAAACAAATCATTAAACGATGTCATATCGCTCAGTTTTTCCTTATCGAAAACAACAAGTAGTGGCTTAAGCAAATTCAGTGAGGCCGCGTTGTTCGCATCAGAACTTTTACCAACTATCAGCGGCTCCCAACAAGCGCTTGTCCCATATTTATAGGCGTCTTCTTTGTCGTATCCAAACGCAATAAGCTGGGGAATAACCACATCGTCATTGGTAAAAAGTGGCGCGCCGCAACCGGTAGCTATGCTATCCAGCGAAAGTTCATATAATCGCCGCGGCGTATTTTTGTTCACCCGCAGTAGAATTTTGGGGTCAGGCAACACAAGTTCTTTGGAAAGTTCTAAGAAAAGCTCTGTTAGATCATTATGGACATAGCCGCCCTTACCATCATCTCCTCCGAGAATGATAATCTGCCCTGTATCCCCCATTAACACCTGGCTTTTGTACAAATAATATTCATGCAACGCTTTAAGGAAATCCCGCAGCAAATCCTTTGCTGCCGCTCGAGTCAGTGTCCCATCTGAAACGCCCTCCGTGTAATACGGTTCAAGTATACTATCCAGATGACCAAGTCCGTTAAGCCGGTGTCCAGCTTGCCAAATAAGGCTATTGGCAAAAAGAATCCGTTGCAGAGCCTCACGGAAATCCGAAGCCGGCTTTGTTTGCATATTGGCCAATTGCGCAGCAATAATTTCTTTGTCCGAGTGGTTACTATGCTCAACAGCTTTTTGCAGTTTCGTTGCGTAAGCTATCACCCCATCGAGTACCCGGCGGCGTTTTTCTACTGATGAGTTGATATCGCTTGGACGCAGTTCTTCCAGCCCATATTTCAGAATTCTCTCATAGGCCGGTGTATTGTTGCTTACTGTCTTTTTCCCTCGCGCCCATACAATTTTCCATGGATCAATAGAGTAAACAAACCTACTATCTTGATTAATATAAATTCGGGAGGCACGGAGAATTTTGCATATGTTCCCCGTTATATCGGAGCTAGTATAAATCCGTATGCCGATTAACGCACGGAGATACTCGGAAGCAGGAATGCGCCTTGACATTCTTAACAATTTGCTTAACTTGCTTAAGTATTTATTTAACATTGTTAAATAACCCTTCCTTGCTTATTGCCTAATTTTTAAAAGACGAACGATAATTCCGGATATCATCAAGTCTAAATCCAAGGATAAAAATAATATTAGTAGATAATACAACCGTAAAAGGTGGCTCAGTTATGCTTGCCACAGCTAGTGCAATAAATATGGCAATCAAACAGGCAGAATAAGAATCTTTGACAGCGTCAACTCGAATCGCGAAAATAATCATTAATATTGAAAATAGTAGTAGCAAAACCATTCCACCAGTAAACAAGTACACTAACATCTGATTATGTGCGTGAATTGCTTCCTTGATGCCAATTAAGTCCGAAAACCCCTCGGAATTCCACATGCCATAACCCATAATCGGTTTTTTCTCGACGTATTCGAAAACAATCGACCATATTAATGTGCGATTTGACAACGTAACATCGCGATTTAAAATGTCAGAAATTAGCCACTTCAACCTTTCACTTAATTCCCAGAAAACAAATGAAAATGAGAGTAAGAAAAATAATATGACTCCCGTTTTTGCACAAACAATTTTGTATAACCAATTATGTTGGATGTAAGGATAAATTAGAATAACTGTCAGTGCAAATACACTTACAATCAAACCAGTGGCAGACCATAAATAAAAAGTTTGAAATATGCTGATGAAACAATACAACAACAACTTTACTTTGTTAACAAGTCTTTTTGAAAGCTGATAACGAATATAAACAAAAGGTAACCCTGAAAGAAAATAATATACAATAGAATTTTGGTGCCCCAATAGAAAATTTTTTCTTACACCGTCAACCATAGCAACAGCAGTATCATACATACCAGATGGAAACAAAAATATACTAACAAGGTTTGCAATCAACAGTATTTCAAATGTTTTTGCTAACACATTAATCCCGGTATCCGGATTCTTTGCTAGTAAAAAATCCACCAATAATAACATGCAAAAGAGCGAAGCCATACTGATTACTGGAGCTTTGATATCAATTCCATTCAATAAAGTTGAAAAAATCATTATAGTAAAGCTTAGACCCAAAACAACTAAAGGAAACTTTGGTTTTGAACCGTGCCCTATATACAAAAATAAGATTACTAATCCAGA encodes the following:
- a CDS encoding DUF6036 family nucleotidyltransferase, encoding MSWKRTLDRAAIIEKLFIVDALLLEVLSIGERVELIVFGSSAFSLKGFITRHTADIDTYTIKNNRVRMILENYDFNDRGSNIVNLCEDFEDRLERLNIDLSSLDVYVLGNYDLIISKIGTNRPQDIEDIKESGLINVIDFDYLEILLATKLSTPVNEERIWNDFRYIKSLRVEK
- the glf gene encoding UDP-galactopyranose mutase; the encoded protein is MYNFLIIGAGLYGAVIAHEAIKRGKSVLVVDKRDHIGGNIYTHAVEGINVHQYGAHIFHTSDKSIWDYINSFAEFNNYVNSPIADYHGEIYNLPFNMNTFSKMWGIKTPDEAKAIIEKQRAEITGEPQNLEEQAISLVGWDIYEKLIKGYTEKQWGRSCTELPAFIIRRLPVRFTYDNNYFNDRYQGIPLGGYTAIIERMLKGAEIRLNTDYLGKKVEIDALAEKVVYTGQIDAYFGYKLGELEYRSVRFETEVLDTDNYQGNAVVNYTDRETPFTRIIEHKHFEFGTQPKTVISREYSASWKCGDEPYYPVNDEKNNALYEEYRKLAAQVSKVFFGGRLGEYKYYDMDVTIKSALALASKVLRLGEF
- a CDS encoding radical SAM protein, whose translation is MSDRVLVTDIQRFCLHDGPGIRTTVFLKGCSLHCPWCANPETISSAIQEATVDNGNIMAFGEYKGLGEIEKTILKDSPYYECGGGVTYSGGEPLLRTKEIEPLLSSLKVKGINQCVETSLFVPPALLEIAMRYVDEWMVDCKIISDAEKCKAVLGGNLQRYFDNLKTLFTQIDPAHVTIRIPFIPGFTDDEDNLGEITSLMAIYKPGTVEILEAHNLGKAKYEKLGQQPPEYKKPLVETMEAFVGSLKTNGLNGKVLKI
- a CDS encoding flippase, which gives rise to MPSIKKNYLYNLTYQVVAILVPLVTTPYVSRVLGAESVGVYSFTNSIVTYFALFAAFGTALYGQRQIAYVREDKTQRSQVFFEVLLFRVIFTSVCTIVYFGFLIIFTPQNMMVYCMQGILLIAVAFDISWFFMGLEQFKRTVLRNVAVKLVGMVLIFILVKSPRDMALYAGILAGSQLVGNISLFPYLRGLISFSGIGKINPFRDTKTIATLFFPTIAVSIYTVLDKTMIGVFTESAVQNGYYEQSEKIVKTALTLVTSLGVVCIPRIAAAHAAKDIDTIKRIIFRSYRFVWLLALPLIGGIIALASQFSGWFYGPGWDEIPVLISVFSFLLIGIGINNVTGVQYLIPVGLQNVFTATVIAGAVINVVLNLLLIPHMAALGAALASVVAEIAIAVIQLIYVRKTFPVKDVVAPMPKYLAGAVLMTALLWWARGFFSSTILATGVLFVAGSAVYAVSLLILRDSFFLEICKQMLRKARRHT
- a CDS encoding pyruvate formate lyase family protein, which encodes MLNKYLSKLSKLLRMSRRIPASEYLRALIGIRIYTSSDITGNICKILRASRIYINQDSRFVYSIDPWKIVWARGKKTVSNNTPAYERILKYGLEELRPSDINSSVEKRRRVLDGVIAYATKLQKAVEHSNHSDKEIIAAQLANMQTKPASDFREALQRILFANSLIWQAGHRLNGLGHLDSILEPYYTEGVSDGTLTRAAAKDLLRDFLKALHEYYLYKSQVLMGDTGQIIILGGDDGKGGYVHNDLTELFLELSKELVLPDPKILLRVNKNTPRRLYELSLDSIATGCGAPLFTNDDVVIPQLIAFGYDKEDAYKYGTSACWEPLIVGKSSDANNAASLNLLKPLLVVFDKEKLSDMTSFNDLFSAYAKSLSNEVQNVFALSQAKPFVEAPLLSLFMDLDDPSKDISEGGCKYNGMGITTVGMANAVNSLQNIKNLVFDSKELSLSELNSKRVEGFSAEWAKGLKENAIFGHDLERATELTEKIKAVVSTEITDFHTNLGGKVKFGLSSPSYIDSGKTTGASFDGRDVGEPLAVHISGASGLAPTELVSFASGLDYSGNKFNGNVVDFFVSPDFIKNNYDKFVDFLMLSQKRGYFQMQMNVVSAKTLTEARKNPKAFPDLVVRVWGFSAYFKDLPDSYKDVLIERALAAESR
- a CDS encoding O-antigen ligase family protein, yielding MNRSKEKIKFGNPKGLFKIRKSSLKELFYVLLLIVQLKPAFFNQVETLDTIFNVARIISGLVILFLYIGHGSKPKFPLVVLGLSFTIMIFSTLLNGIDIKAPVISMASLFCMLLLVDFLLAKNPDTGINVLAKTFEILLIANLVSIFLFPSGMYDTAVAMVDGVRKNFLLGHQNSIVYYFLSGLPFVYIRYQLSKRLVNKVKLLLYCFISIFQTFYLWSATGLIVSVFALTVILIYPYIQHNWLYKIVCAKTGVILFFLLSFSFVFWELSERLKWLISDILNRDVTLSNRTLIWSIVFEYVEKKPIMGYGMWNSEGFSDLIGIKEAIHAHNQMLVYLFTGGMVLLLLFSILMIIFAIRVDAVKDSYSACLIAIFIALAVASITEPPFTVVLSTNIIFILGFRLDDIRNYRSSFKN